Proteins found in one Pseudorasbora parva isolate DD20220531a chromosome 11, ASM2467924v1, whole genome shotgun sequence genomic segment:
- the ndufa1 gene encoding NADH dehydrogenase [ubiquinone] 1 alpha subcomplex subunit 1 — protein MWYEILPGFAIMTVCLIIPGVATAKIQKFTNGGKEKRIARVPYHWYLMERDKRLSGSGEHYRAKGLENIN, from the exons ATGTGGTATGAGATATTGCCCGGTTTTGCTATTATGACAGTTTGTCTGATCATTCCTGGTGTTGCAACTGCTAAAATCCAGAAGTTCACAAACGGTGGAAAG GAAAAGCGGATTGCACGGGTTCCCTATCACTGGTATTTGATGGAGAGAGACAAGAGACTGTCTGGAAGTGGTGAACATTACAGAGCCAag GGGCTTGAAAATATCAACTGA
- the upf3b gene encoding regulator of nonsense transcripts 3B: MKEDKENTRPREKKVEIKCDENEKPEKPNKEKKEAMTKIVIRRLPPSLTKEDLEEQLQPLPELDYLEFFSSDTSLFPHLFARAYLNFKNQDDIVLFRDRFDGYVFIDNRGQEYPAIVEFAPFQKVAKKRSKKKDAKSGTIEDDADYKKFLEFYNGDEEKFPSNPETLLEEIEARTKELSAKKTTPLLDFLKNKQRIREERKEERRRRELERKRLRDEERRKWREEDRRKRKEAEKLKKGEKASDKDKDQHKDEQPKIKLLRKPEKADSGDTEKPKDKPKKQDREKQKEDRPSGGGEMKKRQNGEHREEKGGKSEDSGHKDYRDRDGDRERDRDRDRDRERRQKEKERIRRQDEERRRRRERQDGENTYKKREDEGKRDKERVWEKRKNENTGESSVNAHPEKPSKDNKREESSRKDRLRNKDRPAIQLYQPGTRSRNRGGGTGDGQAADRRAERESKNTQEKVAE; the protein is encoded by the exons ATGAAGGAGGACAAGGAAAACACGCGTCCCAGAGAAAAGAAAGTGGAAATAAAATGTGATGAAAACGAAAAACCAGAGAAGCCAAATAAAGAGAAGAAGGAGGCTATGACAAAG attgtgaTCCGACGTCTGCCTCCAAGTCTAACTAAAGAAGACTTAGAGGAACAACTGCAGCCTCTTCCAGAGCTGGACTACCTGGAGTTTTTCTCTAGTGATACTAG TCTTTTCCCTCATCTGTTTGCAAGAGCATATCTGAATTTCAAAAATCAAGACGACATAGTTCTGTTCAGAGACCGTTTTGATGGCTACGTCTTCATTGATAATCGAG GACAAGAATATCCAGCCATCGTTGAGTTTGCACCGTTTCAGAAAGTTGCTAAGAAAAGGAGCAAGAAGAAGGATGCCAAAAGTGGAACAATTGAAGATG ATGCTGATTACAAAAAGTTTTTGGAGTTCTACAATGGTGATGAAGAAAAATTTCCTTCCAATCCTGAGACTTTACTTGAGGAAATTGAGGCCAGGACAAAAGAACTCAGTG CTAAAAAAACAACACCCCTCTTGGACTTCCTTAAGAATAAACAG AGGATTAGAGAAGAGAGGAAAGAAGAGAGGAGACGGAGAGAGCTAGAACGCAAGCGCTTGCGAGATGAAGAACGCCGTAAGTGGAGAGAGGAGgacagaagaaaaagaaaagaggcTGAGAAATTGAAAAAAGGAGAAAAGGCGTCTGACAAGGATAAGGACCAACATAAAGATGAACAGCCAAAAATCAAG CTTTTAAGAAAACCAGAGAAAGCAGACAGTGGTGATACTGAGAAGCCAAAAGACAAGCCTAAGAAACAAGACAGAGAGAAACAGAAGGAAGATCGGCCTTCTGGAGGAGGAGAGATGAAAAAGCGACAGAATGGTGAACACAGAGAGGAAAAGGGGGGCAA ATCAGAGGACAGTGGGCACAAAGATTACAGAGATCGTGatggagacagagagagagaccgggacagagacagagacagagagcgaagacagaaagaaaaagaaCGCATCAGAAGGCAGGATGAGgaacggaggaggagaagggaACGTCAGGATGGGGAAAACACCTATAAAAAGAGAGAGGACGAAGGGAAGAGGGACAAGGAGCGTGTTTGGGAGAAAAGAAAGAATGAAAATACTGGAGAGTCCTCAGTTAATGCTCATCCTGAAAAGCCATCGAAGGACAACAAAAGGGAAGAGAGTTCCAGAAAGGACCGTCTGAGAAATAAG GATCGGCCTGCAATTCAGCTGTACCAGCCCGGGACGAGGAGCCGTAACCGGGGAGGAGGAACGGGAGATGGACAGGCAGCGGACAGGAGGGCTGAGCGCGAGTCCAAGAATACTCAAGAGAAAGTGGCTGAGTGA
- the sowahd gene encoding ankyrin repeat domain-containing protein SOWAHD — protein sequence MYEGSSSGPVRSEEHLNTPVGDAALPSEEPDSDCKASGNNGTNSDSPKNRITSQFRSNLEERFSRHGARPVSPSLSASSRRSRLQKQLEVCEPGSSAPRRLSVDASEKGSLTPAMRKKYLKELFLNNKSGLSSILSSKHKSSKEEEEEPNGDTVNSSALWALDPMEHAWMLSVVDGNYDTIVEFLAEDPSLLSRKDFISGFTALHWLAKNGKDETLIKLLKHAEKEGLSVNVNLRGSGGLTPLHLAAMHDQYMVVKILVGAFSANLDIMDYSGKRAWQYLKNNAPREMKELLGAWDDEYFIGNLNVNNSAGQAQADKEHTQENRAEVDGIVGITRQRFTSFRRLLYNVGLLEKM from the coding sequence ATGTATGAGGGGAGCAGCAGTGGGCCCGTCAGGTCTGAGGAACATTTAAATACCCCTGTGGGAGATGCAGCACTGCCCTCAGAAGAACCAGATTCAGACTGTAAAGCCTCAGGCAATAATGGAACTAATTCAGATTCCCCTAAAAACAGGATAACAAGCCAGTTCCGCTCAAACCTTGAAGAGAGATTCTCAAGACATGGTGCTCGACCCGTGTCTCCTTCACTCAGCGCCTCCTCGCGCAGATCCAGACTCCAAAAACAGCTGGAGGTCTGCGAACCGGGCAGCAGCGCCCCCCGCAGACTCTCCGTTGACGCGTCGGAGAAGGGCTCCCTCACTCCCGCTATGCGtaagaaatatttaaaagaGCTGTTTCTGAATAACAAATCTGGATTGTCAAgtattttatcatccaaacacaAATCGTCaaaagaagaggaggaggaaccGAATGGAGACACGGTGAACAGCAGCGCGCTTTGGGCGTTGGATCCCATGGAGCACGCGTGGATGCTCTCTGTTGTGGATGGGAATTATGACACTATAGTGGAATTTCTCGCTGAAGATCCCAGTTTATTGAGCAGAAAGGACTTTATAAGTGGTTTTACAGCTCTCCACTGGTTGGCCAAAAATGGAAAGGACGAGACACTGATCAAGCTTCTCAAGCATGCTGAAAAAGAGGGGCTGTCAGTAAACGTGAATCTGAGAGGCAGTGGAGGTCTGACACCTCTCCATTTGGCAGCCATGCATGACCAGTACATGGTTGTGAAGATTTTGGTTGGCGCATTCAGTGCCAACCTAGACATCATGGACTACAGTGGGAAAAGAGCATGGCAATATCTTAAAAACAACGCACCAAGAGAAATGAAGGAGCTTCTGGGAGCCTGGGATGATGAATACTTCATAGGAAATTTGAATGTGAATAACAGTGCAGGGCAAGCACAAGCAGATAAAGAACATACTCAAGAAAATAGAGCTGAGGTGGACGGTATAGTAGGAATTACACGCCAGCGATTCACATCATTTAGGAGGCTATTATACAATGTTGGTCTGCTTGAAAAGATGTGA
- the rpl39 gene encoding 60S ribosomal protein L39, with product MASHKTFRIKRFLAKKQKQNRPIPQWIRMKTGNKIRYNSKRRHWRRTKLGL from the exons ATG GCGTCACACAAAACCTTCAGAATCAAACGCTTCCTCGCCAAGAAGCAGAAGCAGAACAGGCCGATCCCACAGTGGATTAGGATGAAAACTGGCAACAAGATCCG ATACAACTCCAAGAGGAGACACTGGAGAAGGACCAAGCTGGGCTTGTAA